In Thermobaculum terrenum ATCC BAA-798, the DNA window AATAGCCATGCTAGTATTGAGCTTTTGTCCATCGACTTCTTTGGAAGCTAAAATGGTACCATCGCCACTGACCGTTAGCTTTGAGTCGGTGGCCGGCCGTGCTATTTGTGGAGCCAATTTGTTGTTTACATAGTTATCGATTTTGCTCTTGTCGAGCACATATTGAATCCTTACAGTACGTCTGCCTATAGGGATTCTTTCAGCGAATTGATGGAAAATATTGCCATCGCGGCCGTACTTGTATGCTTGCTGTACTGCAGGGTCTACGTTCGGTTGCAAACCAAGCTCTGCAGGGGTGATCTTCCATGTATGCTCTCCTTGAGTTAGGACAAGTGGAGTCCTAACGTACTCCATTGCCTTAGCGTTCAACGCCTGTCGAGCTTGTTCGGGGGTCATCCCACCGAGGTTTATGCCAAGAGAATATACGTTTGGGTAAATCTTGCTACGGTAGTAGTAGGAATATCCAACTGATACTGCTAGAAGTAGGAAAGCACATAGAAATACCGATATTCCTACTAGCGGCAGGTAAGTCCTTAGGACCGAGCCATTACGAGACTGTCGCCTTTGGGAACTGGCCTTCGGCTTTATAGTTGGTATAGTTTCGGTCGGTTGAGACCAATGTTCTGTACTACCCATATCTCTCCATAATGCTAATGCTTATTATGATCAGATACCAGTTAACCTTATTCCTTATATAAATGTCTAATTTAGGCTCAAGGTTTCACTCAAACGTAAATTGCATCCGGGCATATTTCATGCTCTTAATGCAGGAAATTATACAAAGGTTCTGCATTTTTCGTGGGAGAGAGTAGCAATGAGCCGGATAGATGATGATAACGCCAGAAGTTTGAACGAAGATAGGATATACGAGGAAAGATATGTTGAGGTAGACAGGAGAAGCCTGTTGGCCTATCGATGGGCCAGGGTCGTGTACTTCGTATTTGGGATAATAGAAGGCTTGATAGCCATCAGGTTTGTACTGAGGCTGTTGGGTGCAAATCCTAATAGCCAATTTGCAGCTCTGATCTACAACCTAACAGCCCCCCTATTGGCACCCTTCAGAGGGTTGTTTTCTGAACCTAGCTTCGGAACAGCCGTTATAGAATGGCGCTCCCTTGTGGCTATAGCCGTGTATATGTTGCTTTCCTATGTTTTAGTAAGGCTTGGGTACCTGCTGTTCTCGTAAATCTAGCCTTTAATGCCTTCTAACCACCCTCTAGGAGGGCTCCTTAGAGGTTGTATTTAGACGTCCTAAATGTCATAATATAACCAAGGTAAAAAACTATAGTAATTAGGAATAGTTCTAAATATGACCATACAGGACAAGCGGACATCCGAGCTGGTTGACTTGCTTAGAAACGCTGGTATGCGGGTTACTCCTCAGAGGCTGGAGATTGTGAGTGCTTTGGTGCATGGCAGTCACCCTAGCGCTGAGGAGATCTACGAGCAGGTCAGCGCTAAGCTGCCCACTACAAGTTTGGCGACGGTGTACAACACCTTGGAGGCTCTTAAGTCTTTGGGGCAGGTGTTGGAGGTAAGGCCTCCTCAGGGCGGTATTAGATATGACGTGCTTCGTCCATATGGACATTCGCATCTGGTATGTAAGCGTTGTGGCAGGGTGGAGGATGCTCCGCAGCAGATACTAGAGAATGGCGAAGTGTCGCTCAAAGTCCCAGATATTGGTTGGTCAGATCTAGAAATCAGGCTCGACCTAGAGGGTATATGTCCATATTGCAGGGAGGTGGGCGCCGATGGCTAGTTCCCAAGCAACAGAAACAACCCATGTAACTGCCAGCATGGAACAGTACCTCTTGGCTATGTATTGTCTCCGCAGGGAGAATCAGCCACTCATCGGCGCTCGTCTGGCTGAATGGTTAGATGTGTCTCCGGCATCGGTGACCGGCATGATCCACAGGATGAGCCAGGAAGGCTTGGTACAGGTAGGCAGGGGAAAGCAGATTACTCTGACGACTAAGGGGTGGCAGATAGCACTCACGACTGCACGTAGGCACTATCTGGCTGAGCGGCTGCTAACTGATATGCTAGGGGTGGATTGGTACAGAGCACATGTGGAAGCCGAGAGATGGCAGCATGCGATAACTGATGAGACCGAAGAGAAGCTCTGGATAGCGCTTGGGAGGCCAACTACGTGCCCCCATGGTAGCCCCATACCAGGTACGGGAGCATGCTTTTCTCCCCATTCCCGCAAATTAACAGATGTTGAAGTAGGTCGAGAGCTAATAGTTGAGCGTATTTCAGACAGTGCTACTGAAAACATCGATTTGCTCAAGTTTTTTCAGGATCATCTCATAATGCCTGGTAAGAAGCTGAGTGTGAGGGAAATTAACTCTATTACTCAGGCTGTAACGGTAGAAACAGAGAACGGTCCTGTTGCACTGGGGATCGAGGCTGCTAGGCAAGTTATAGTCGTACCTGCCCATCTATTCCAGCAGCGAAAGCCACCTGAGAGACTGAGAAAGGACTCTACTTTCTAACGCCAGGTAGCTTATGACTTTCCATATAGCAGAATCTATCCCATATACTCATACCGCCTCCACCGGTAAGCGGTAGACCTTGAGGTACTAGGTTTCTGCTTGTTGCAGACTCTACTTCTGGAACCTCTTTATTTGCTGAAGTTTCGTTGATTTCTAATGTGATATTCCTATTAACCTCTAAGACCCCCAGGTCTTGTAGAACTAACTGGGGATCTCCAGGTTCAGCACCAGTGCTGGTTGTCTTTACTCCTGTACCACGCACTATTTTTACTATCAGTAATGATTTACCTACAACCTCATCTGTAAATGTATAGACCAGGTCTCCATCTGGATCTGTAAGTCTGTGGGCTACCTGCGAGGAATTGGGTGGCCCATAAACAGCCCAGAAAGTATAGTTTTTGTTTGCCTCATCTTCTGATACTTTGAGCTTGATGCTGAATTCAAAAGCCTTTACTGTAGCTAGTATGCTAGGAGTATCACTGCCAAGGTAGTTAAACTGGACTTCGTTTGATTGCTTGCCTGATACTGGTTCCACAGCAAAGATTCTAAGATTACTACCTTCTAGATTGGGAATCTTTTCCTGAGGAGGTATCGGTAAAGACAGGTGTATATTGCCTTTGTGGTCGGACTTCCCCTTGCTGATGATTATTCCTTCCGGGTTGGCTGCAATTATTACCTGTGCATTAGGTGTGAAGCCTTTACCATCTAAGGTAACTTTTGTACCAGGTTTGCCTTTGCTGGTGGAGATACTGATAAAAGGTCCTGAGTTAGCGCTAGCATCTCCGATAAAACCTAGGCATAACAGAAGGGCTATGACGCATGCTATAAAGCTACCCCTCAAAGGTTTATCCTCCAGTGCTTGTATACTGTTGTCCATAATACTAATAACTGTAGCAGTCGTGTAAAGGTTACTCCCTAGGAGCCTAATATGTTGACTTGATTTGGCGCTTGTGAGCCCTCCAGCACGGCTATCACGTTTCGTGCTGCGATCTCGGACATTAGGTCACGTGTCCTTTGTGAGGCACTTCCTATGTGAGGTACAACTATACAGTTAGGCAGGTAAAGTAATGGGTGGTTCCTTGGTAAAGGTTCTGGATCTGTGACGTCGAGTCCGGCACCAGCGATTTGCCCTTCTCTTAGCGCTTCTACCAGGGCTGCTGTGTCTACTAGCGGTCCTCTGGCAGTATTGATCAAGATCGCCGTTGGCTTCATGCGCTTAAGGGTTGATTTGTTAATCATATGCCTGGTCTCTTTAGTGAGAGGAGTATGAAGGCTTATGAAGTCGGATTGTGCTAATAATTCGTCTAAGCTTACCTTTTGAGCATCTATGCCCGTTTTTTCAGATCTTGAGGTGTACAGAACTTTCATCTGAAAACCTATTGCCCGCCTAGCTACAGCCTGTCCTATTCTCCCCATTCCCACTATTCCTAGAGTAGCTCCGTAGACGTCCTGTCCAAGCAGCAGCTGAGGTTCCCAGGTGCGCCACTTGCCATCTTTAACATGAGAGACTCCCTCTATAAGCCTGCGGGCCACGGATAGCATCAATGCCCATGCAAGATCTGCTGTGGTCTCAGTCAGTACATCTGGCGTATTGGTGACCACTATTCCCGCTTTAGTTGCAGCTTCCAGGTCTATGTTGTCGTACCCTACTGCGTAGTTTGCTATAACCTTGAGATTGCGTGCGTTAGATATTACTTCTTCATCTATCTTGTCGGTCAGCAGAGATATCATAGCATCAGCCTGAGAAATCCCTCTCTTCAACTCTTCTTTGCTCGGCGGCAGATCCCCTGGCCATATGTCTAATTCGAATCCATGATCTTTCAGTAACCTTAGCCCTGCTTCGGGAATCTTCCTCGTAATGTATACTCTGTACAACCTTAACCTCCGATATATGTGCTTTGGAAACAGTTTACGCTGAGATATCATAAAGTGCATCATAACATCAATGATTCTGCGAGGATCTGCTTCTTATTGTGTTCTAGATTTTGGGGGTAAGGAATGCGAGTCTACATTTCTGCAGACATGGAGGGCATCTCAGGAGTTGTACATCCCTCACAGATAGATCCAAACGGTAGCGACTATCTACGAGGTCGTCGTTTGCAAACAGGGGATGTGAACGCTGCTATAGAGGGGGCTTTACAGGCAGGAGCTTCTGAGGTGATAGTCAATGACTCTCATTGGGTTCAGCGCAACATTCTTCTGGAAGATTTGCATCCATGCGCTAGGCTGATCTCCGGAAGCACTAAGCGATTAGGTATGGTGCATGGGGTGGAGGGAGCAGACTTGGCATTGTTCATCGGATATCATGCTAAACATGGTACCCCTTATGCTATTGCAGACCATACTTGGAGCTCAAGCTGTGTCGATGACCTGAGGCTTAACGGCCACTCCATAGGGGAGTTCGCTCTCAATGCTTATATCTGTGGCTACTTTGGTGTTCCTGTGGTTATGGCCAGCGGAGATCAAGCACTAGAGAATGAAGCTAAAGCTCTTATTCCGGGAATCCAAGTAGCGGTGGTCAAATTGGCTACTGGTAGGTGGGCAGCAGAGTGCTTACCTTTGTCGGAGTCTCGTAAGCTTATAAGGAGCTGCGCCAAGGAGGCGGTATCGGTGCGCAATATACAACCGCTGTCTCCTCCGAGTCCTTGTGAGGTAGAGCTTGATCTAATGGTTACTGAGATGGCCGACAGAGCTGAGTATGTGCCTGGTGTGCATAGGATAGGGGGTAGAACTATTGGCTTTGAGTGCGAAGATATCATAAAGGCTTTCGAGATGTTTCGTACCGTGGTGAACGCAGCGTCGTTATTTACGCCTTTCTAGAAAAAGCATTTTATAGCCTATGGCCAGCTATTTGCTGTCGATTGTTGTACCATAAGCTAATAGATAACCTTCTTGGAGACAGAGAAATGATGGGGCATCTAACACGGGAGCTAAGTGCGGTAGTAGATAGGTACATCCAGCAGAGACCTAGATCGGCAGAGATATACCAGCGTGCCGTAGAGGATCTTCCCGATGGTGTTACTCATGACAAGCGGTTTATGACCCCTTTCCCGACATATATCCAAAGGGCTAAAGGTAGTAGAAAGTGGGATGTGGATGGTAATGAATACGTAGACTACGTCATGGGCCATGGGGCATTACTGCTAGGCCACTGTCATCCTGAAGTAACTCAGGCCGTGGTGGAGCAGGTTCAAAAGTTCACCCATCCTGGAGGATCCCATGAGCTAGAGGTAGAGTGGGCGGAGTTGGTCAAATCACTGATACCTTCTGCTGAGAAGGTAAGGTTCACGAGCTCAGGGACGGAAGCAACTCATATGGCTATCCGTCTGGCCAGAGCCTACACAGGCAGGAAGAAGATCGTGAAGCTTGAGGGGCACTTTCATGGTTGGCACGATGGCGTAGCCAAGGCTCAAACTCCTCCCTACGACAGGAAGACTCCGGGCATTCCAGATGAGATATCTGAGCTCACGCTGGTATCGCCAGCCAAGCTGGAATCTATAGAGAAGATATTTAGCTCGGATAGAGATATAGCGGCAATAATATTTGAACCCTCGGGGGCCAGCTATGGTACGGTGCCTCTGCCCGAAGGCTTTGTGCAAGGGCTGAAGGACTTATCTGATCGCTATGGTGTGCTGCTTATATGTGACGAGGTGGTCACAGGTTTTAGATGGTCTCCCGGGGGAGTGCAGGCGTTAGCAGGAATAAAGCCTGATCTTACCACATTGGCCAAAATCCTCGCAGGAGGTTTCCCTGGAGGGGCTGTTGCTGGTAGGGCCGATATCCTGGATCTGATATCGCATGCCAGCGATCCTGCCAAGAGGATAGTACATCAAGGTACCTTCAATGCCAACCCCGTATCTGCTGCCGCAGGTGTTGAGTGCTTGAAGATAGTGGGCTCAAGCGATGTTTGCCAGCAGGCAGCAAGCAAGGCAGCTGTACTCCGCTCGAGACTCAATGAGAAGTTCGAGGATCTGCAAATACCTGGATGTGCATACGGCGAGAGCTCTATCTGTCACATCATAATTGGCGAAGAGGTGCCTAATAGGGTTCGGGGAGACTTGCAAAGGCCTGATCTGCCTGAGGATGTGCTCCGTACCAAAGGTACCAACCAGCAATTGATGTGGCTATTTGATCTTGCGATGATGAATGAAGGTGTAGATTTGTTCTCTGGCAGTGCTTTCGTCAGTAGTTATCATACGGATGAGGATATAGATCTGACGATAGATGCCTTTGTTAAGGTGGTTTCGGAGCTTAAGAATGAAGGTTATCTATAGTTGAGGTGATGATTTTGGGCAAGTTCGTGGTGGTTGCTAGTGCCAATGGAAGAGTTGGCATTGAGGAAGCTGCCAGGGTTTTGGCAAATGGGGGTAGTGCTCTCGATGCGGTAGAAGTTGGCTGCAGGTTGGTAGAGAGTAATCCTGAGGATCATTCGGTCGGCCTCGGAGGTCTGCCTAACCTGATAGGCGAGGTGGAGCTTGATGCTTCGATAATGGATGGTACGACACTCCGGGCTGGTGCTGTAGCTGCGGTCAAGGGGTACGAACATCCCATATCTATAGCTCGCAAAGTCATGGAGCTCACGCCCCATGTCTGCTTGGTAGGTAGTGGTGCTGAAAGGTTTGCCAAAGAAATGGGGTTTGAGCCAACAGATCTGCTTACCCCAGAATCCAAGCGGCTGTGGGAGGAGCGTATACGAGGGGAATCTTCTGATGTAGATCCTGGAATGATCCGCTACCATGAGCAGATTATACAGTGGCTATCGCTTATAAGCGATCCCGAGAAGCCTGCAGGTGGTACGGTTAATTTTCTTGCGCTTGATAGGGAAGGCAATCTTGCTTGCGGAGTAAGTACCAGTGGCTGGTATTGCAAATATCCAGGCAGAATAGGCGATTCCCCAATTATAGGTGCAGGCAATTATGCAGATAGTAGGTTCGCTGCTGTGGGCTGTACTGGTAGGGGAGAGCTTGCCATGAGGATTCCCGCAGCTTATACCGTGGTGGTCAGGGTACAAAGAGGGGAATCGCTAATCAACGCTCTCTGTCAGACGATGCAGGATATAAACAAACTGGAAGATCCTTATGCAACTGGGCTGAGCATGGTTGCCCTTGACAAAGATGGCAACCATGCAGCTGTGTCTAATAGACCGGATACTACATATGTATGGTTAGAGGAGGGAATGGATAGCTACCAAGAGTCGCCCAGGATATATGTCGCATAGAGCAAAATGCTGAGGACTTCCAATTATTACGTCTTTTACAATATCATCAAGCTAGAGACAACCTGTATTTTGGATAGATATGACAGCTAGAGTGGTGGTTGTTGGTAGCAGCAATACTGATATGGTGGTACCTGTCCCTCATATCCCTGGAGTGGGGGAGACGGTGCTGGGTGGGGATCTGATTATTGCCCCCGGTGGGAAGGGGGCCAACCAGGCTGTGGCTGCTGCTAGGCTGGGTGCAGAGGTGGTTTTTATCGGCGCTGTAGGTAGTGATGACTTTGGTCAAAAAGCCATCAAGGGGCTTAATGCAGATGGTATAGATACTAGCTACGTTAAAATAGTTGATGGAACCCCTAGTGGTGTTGCCCTGATAATGG includes these proteins:
- a CDS encoding YggT family protein; this encodes MSRIDDDNARSLNEDRIYEERYVEVDRRSLLAYRWARVVYFVFGIIEGLIAIRFVLRLLGANPNSQFAALIYNLTAPLLAPFRGLFSEPSFGTAVIEWRSLVAIAVYMLLSYVLVRLGYLLFS
- a CDS encoding Fur family transcriptional regulator, whose product is MTIQDKRTSELVDLLRNAGMRVTPQRLEIVSALVHGSHPSAEEIYEQVSAKLPTTSLATVYNTLEALKSLGQVLEVRPPQGGIRYDVLRPYGHSHLVCKRCGRVEDAPQQILENGEVSLKVPDIGWSDLEIRLDLEGICPYCREVGADG
- a CDS encoding metal-dependent transcriptional regulator, whose amino-acid sequence is MASSQATETTHVTASMEQYLLAMYCLRRENQPLIGARLAEWLDVSPASVTGMIHRMSQEGLVQVGRGKQITLTTKGWQIALTTARRHYLAERLLTDMLGVDWYRAHVEAERWQHAITDETEEKLWIALGRPTTCPHGSPIPGTGACFSPHSRKLTDVEVGRELIVERISDSATENIDLLKFFQDHLIMPGKKLSVREINSITQAVTVETENGPVALGIEAARQVIVVPAHLFQQRKPPERLRKDSTF
- a CDS encoding 2-hydroxyacid dehydrogenase → MYRVYITRKIPEAGLRLLKDHGFELDIWPGDLPPSKEELKRGISQADAMISLLTDKIDEEVISNARNLKVIANYAVGYDNIDLEAATKAGIVVTNTPDVLTETTADLAWALMLSVARRLIEGVSHVKDGKWRTWEPQLLLGQDVYGATLGIVGMGRIGQAVARRAIGFQMKVLYTSRSEKTGIDAQKVSLDELLAQSDFISLHTPLTKETRHMINKSTLKRMKPTAILINTARGPLVDTAALVEALREGQIAGAGLDVTDPEPLPRNHPLLYLPNCIVVPHIGSASQRTRDLMSEIAARNVIAVLEGSQAPNQVNILGS
- a CDS encoding M55 family metallopeptidase, which produces MRVYISADMEGISGVVHPSQIDPNGSDYLRGRRLQTGDVNAAIEGALQAGASEVIVNDSHWVQRNILLEDLHPCARLISGSTKRLGMVHGVEGADLALFIGYHAKHGTPYAIADHTWSSSCVDDLRLNGHSIGEFALNAYICGYFGVPVVMASGDQALENEAKALIPGIQVAVVKLATGRWAAECLPLSESRKLIRSCAKEAVSVRNIQPLSPPSPCEVELDLMVTEMADRAEYVPGVHRIGGRTIGFECEDIIKAFEMFRTVVNAASLFTPF
- a CDS encoding aspartate aminotransferase family protein; the protein is MMGHLTRELSAVVDRYIQQRPRSAEIYQRAVEDLPDGVTHDKRFMTPFPTYIQRAKGSRKWDVDGNEYVDYVMGHGALLLGHCHPEVTQAVVEQVQKFTHPGGSHELEVEWAELVKSLIPSAEKVRFTSSGTEATHMAIRLARAYTGRKKIVKLEGHFHGWHDGVAKAQTPPYDRKTPGIPDEISELTLVSPAKLESIEKIFSSDRDIAAIIFEPSGASYGTVPLPEGFVQGLKDLSDRYGVLLICDEVVTGFRWSPGGVQALAGIKPDLTTLAKILAGGFPGGAVAGRADILDLISHASDPAKRIVHQGTFNANPVSAAAGVECLKIVGSSDVCQQAASKAAVLRSRLNEKFEDLQIPGCAYGESSICHIIIGEEVPNRVRGDLQRPDLPEDVLRTKGTNQQLMWLFDLAMMNEGVDLFSGSAFVSSYHTDEDIDLTIDAFVKVVSELKNEGYL
- a CDS encoding N(4)-(beta-N-acetylglucosaminyl)-L-asparaginase gives rise to the protein MGKFVVVASANGRVGIEEAARVLANGGSALDAVEVGCRLVESNPEDHSVGLGGLPNLIGEVELDASIMDGTTLRAGAVAAVKGYEHPISIARKVMELTPHVCLVGSGAERFAKEMGFEPTDLLTPESKRLWEERIRGESSDVDPGMIRYHEQIIQWLSLISDPEKPAGGTVNFLALDREGNLACGVSTSGWYCKYPGRIGDSPIIGAGNYADSRFAAVGCTGRGELAMRIPAAYTVVVRVQRGESLINALCQTMQDINKLEDPYATGLSMVALDKDGNHAAVSNRPDTTYVWLEEGMDSYQESPRIYVA